Proteins co-encoded in one Cytobacillus sp. NJ13 genomic window:
- a CDS encoding M48 family metallopeptidase: MEAHSLRDRLVYPKENIYFAFVALFSILSYIFLAFSIIGIVIILALIIVSLLFHGIMMGGIRRNGVRINEKQFPEIYEKAVLTAKEMGLQDLPDIYVIESEGVLNAFATRFFRRNMVVLYSGIFELTARGAEKEVLFVLAHEFAHLKRKHVIISLLLLPAMWVPFLGNAYLRACEYTCDRYAAYYIKSFEASRDALTMLAIGKELYPKVNKQAYMEQLQTETGFFVWLNEKLSTHPHLPKRIYALSKVFAEDSAVELKEPKGRIWLGIAGSVLTLTILSGGLWIGFKSLEKMDLWTETVMGIEGATALMNAASENDTDMIHTLLADGADIEEKDADGTTALHWAVLNGQYDSAALLLESGADPNSADNYPTTPLMSAVFNEDTEMAMLLLEYGADPAVKDADGYTAYDYAADFENTELMDILQP; encoded by the coding sequence ATGGAAGCTCACTCGCTGAGAGATCGCCTGGTATACCCGAAGGAAAATATTTATTTTGCATTCGTTGCTTTATTTAGTATTTTGTCTTATATTTTTCTCGCATTCTCTATTATTGGGATTGTCATTATATTGGCATTAATCATTGTATCTCTTCTGTTCCATGGTATTATGATGGGCGGCATCAGACGAAACGGAGTAAGAATAAATGAGAAACAATTTCCGGAGATTTATGAAAAAGCAGTATTAACTGCGAAGGAAATGGGTCTGCAAGATCTGCCGGATATATACGTGATTGAGTCTGAAGGTGTCTTAAATGCTTTTGCAACCAGGTTTTTCAGAAGAAATATGGTTGTCTTATATTCTGGTATTTTTGAATTGACTGCGCGGGGAGCTGAAAAGGAAGTGCTGTTCGTCCTGGCCCATGAATTTGCTCATTTAAAAAGAAAGCATGTTATCATAAGCCTGCTTCTGCTCCCTGCTATGTGGGTTCCATTCCTCGGGAATGCATACCTAAGAGCATGCGAGTATACATGTGATCGTTATGCTGCCTATTATATAAAGTCTTTTGAAGCATCAAGGGATGCCTTGACCATGCTTGCCATTGGAAAAGAACTTTATCCTAAGGTCAATAAGCAGGCATACATGGAGCAGCTCCAAACGGAAACGGGATTTTTTGTCTGGCTGAATGAGAAACTTTCCACCCATCCTCACCTGCCGAAAAGAATTTATGCTTTATCAAAAGTTTTTGCTGAAGACTCTGCAGTTGAGTTAAAAGAACCAAAGGGCAGGATATGGCTGGGGATAGCAGGATCAGTCCTAACGCTGACTATTCTTTCCGGCGGACTTTGGATTGGTTTTAAATCACTTGAAAAAATGGATTTGTGGACTGAAACGGTTATGGGAATTGAAGGAGCTACTGCTCTAATGAATGCAGCGAGCGAGAATGATACTGACATGATTCATACTTTGCTGGCTGATGGGGCTGATATTGAAGAAAAAGATGCAGATGGCACGACTGCCTTGCATTGGGCTGTGCTTAATGGCCAGTATGACAGTGCGGCTCTTCTTCTGGAAAGCGGGGCGGATCCTAATTCGGCAGATAACTATCCAACCACTCCTTTAATGAGTGCAGTATTTAATGAGGATACTGAAATGGCCATGCTTCTCCTCGAGTATGGTGCAGATCCCGCTGTGAAGGATGCGGATGGCTATACAGCCTATGATTACGCTGCAGACTTTGAAAATACAGAATTAATGGATATCCTCCAGCCATAA
- a CDS encoding ABC transporter ATP-binding protein: protein MNLLNVDIASAGYENGNPIIHNINFDVKTGELIGLIGPNGAGKSTTIKTILGLLEHKKGTVEFKQGVKYSYIPERPIFYDELTLWEHLDFTAAVEGLPESQYKKRASELLKEYNLSEHAHKFPGTYSKGMQQKAMLILAMIAKPDVYIIDEPFIGLDPNAMKLFLESIERERQRGAGILMSTHVLDTAEKVCSRFLIVHDGQLKASGSLDDIRQQCGLLAGSLYDCFHQIAEGNDNEK from the coding sequence ATGAACTTATTAAACGTCGATATTGCATCAGCAGGCTATGAAAATGGAAACCCGATCATACATAATATTAATTTTGATGTAAAGACAGGGGAATTGATCGGCCTTATAGGTCCTAACGGGGCAGGAAAAAGCACAACGATTAAAACAATCCTGGGATTATTGGAACATAAAAAGGGGACAGTGGAATTTAAGCAGGGAGTTAAGTATTCCTATATACCTGAACGCCCCATTTTCTATGATGAGCTGACATTGTGGGAACACTTGGATTTTACAGCTGCCGTAGAGGGACTGCCGGAAAGCCAGTATAAGAAGAGGGCATCAGAGCTCTTGAAGGAGTATAATCTGTCTGAACACGCTCATAAATTTCCTGGCACATATTCAAAGGGAATGCAGCAAAAGGCCATGCTGATTCTTGCGATGATTGCCAAGCCTGATGTCTATATTATTGATGAACCGTTTATTGGGCTGGATCCTAATGCTATGAAACTGTTTCTGGAATCAATTGAAAGAGAGAGGCAAAGAGGCGCAGGCATTCTTATGTCCACACATGTACTGGATACGGCAGAGAAAGTGTGCAGCCGCTTTCTAATTGTGCATGATGGCCAGTTGAAGGCTTCCGGCTCATTAGACGATATCAGGCAGCAATGCGGTCTTTTGGCTGGTTCGCTTTATGATTGCTTTCATCAGATTGCAGAGGGAAATGACAATGAAAAGTAG
- a CDS encoding ABC transporter permease, which produces MKSSSLFLVRLINSWKYQFGIFRSIADWTIMVYLIVPGAVIFGMIYRSWWLETPEWIANLPMFLLFFLLYIFSWLGNFRPFIQEADKVFLVKNKSLYLGMRKWGFVYSLFFQAVSTGAMIALLLPFLKNSYFLQWSQIIALLIFFITLKWAIMTVSYYLKRVEGKFRRYVIGFLLFVLLSWFSQLVYSLWNFGADFPVYMISAVLLSDTLTRVSQMLKKISAADFEIMLEQEEKTKYIKWIFMMAPEIEKPAISMRTRPLLFRNSRRIFKKRTPITGLIELFIKIFIRNPSYIFSFFQIISVSAAGIIAIPPLWIKVIVSAVFLFLMYTWLSITWDKSIMSHPSTKKYSEKDFYFTARNRTVIALFFLAILILGLIVSVLTIILARFSILGA; this is translated from the coding sequence ATGAAAAGTAGTTCGCTCTTTCTTGTAAGGTTAATCAATAGCTGGAAGTATCAGTTTGGTATTTTCCGTTCCATTGCAGATTGGACCATCATGGTTTATCTCATTGTTCCCGGTGCTGTCATTTTTGGAATGATATATCGCTCCTGGTGGTTAGAAACGCCGGAATGGATTGCAAACTTGCCAATGTTTCTCCTTTTCTTCCTGCTTTATATTTTTTCATGGCTGGGTAACTTTCGCCCATTTATACAAGAGGCTGATAAAGTGTTTCTGGTGAAGAATAAGAGCCTCTATTTGGGAATGAGAAAATGGGGATTTGTCTATTCACTTTTCTTTCAGGCAGTCAGTACAGGCGCAATGATAGCTCTTCTTCTTCCCTTTCTAAAGAACAGTTATTTTTTGCAATGGAGTCAAATCATTGCCCTGCTGATTTTTTTCATTACTCTGAAATGGGCGATTATGACAGTTTCCTATTATCTGAAGAGAGTTGAAGGGAAGTTTAGAAGATATGTAATTGGCTTTCTGCTGTTTGTATTATTGAGCTGGTTCAGCCAGCTCGTCTATTCACTGTGGAATTTCGGTGCAGACTTTCCGGTATACATGATATCGGCAGTGCTGCTTTCCGACACCTTAACGAGAGTCTCCCAGATGCTGAAAAAGATATCGGCCGCAGACTTTGAAATTATGCTTGAGCAGGAGGAAAAAACAAAGTATATCAAATGGATATTTATGATGGCTCCTGAGATAGAAAAGCCTGCAATTTCAATGAGGACAAGACCTCTATTATTCAGAAACTCCAGACGGATCTTTAAGAAGAGAACACCTATTACGGGACTGATAGAATTATTCATAAAGATTTTCATACGGAATCCCTCATATATTTTCAGTTTTTTTCAAATCATTTCTGTAAGCGCAGCGGGGATTATTGCCATTCCGCCACTATGGATAAAAGTAATTGTGTCGGCTGTCTTCCTTTTCTTAATGTATACATGGCTTTCGATCACCTGGGATAAATCCATTATGTCCCATCCCTCTACGAAAAAATATAGTGAAAAAGATTTCTATTTCACTGCAAGGAATAGAACGGTCATAGCCTTATTCTTCCTTGCCATTTTGATCTTAGGCCTGATTGTAAGCGTTTTGACAATCATCTTGGCAAGGTTCAGCATTCTTGGTGCATAA
- the pepV gene encoding dipeptidase PepV, producing MNVLDWQKEVNNRKDALIEDTQKLLRIKSLLDEENAADDAPLGEGVKEALDFMLELGEKDGFTVKNVGSLAGHLEFGEGEEIVGVLCHVDVVPEGDGWTSDPFGAEIRDGKIFARGAIDDKGPTMAAYYAMKIVKELELPLSKRVRMIIGTDEESDWRCVEHYFKHEEMPAMGFAPDADFPIIYAEKGISDFDLVQIGHTEEIDREVLAEVVHFQSGRRYNMVPDFAKASLVVHLEHTEVVQRYIDFLKKTELEGKYYIDNGELILELQGVSAHGMEPDNGKNAGILMASFLASLQLDGKACQYFQFVSRYLCDDSRGRKLGIACTDEITGDLTVNVGKLSYTKENGGRLGFNVRYPVTNNMDDTKNKLQSLIEDEHFRLENFTDAKPHHVEEDDFLIQTLKKVYEQQTGEKAELLSIGGGTYARSLKSGVAFGPLFPGREDVAHQKDEYVFIEDLIKAAAIYAQAIYELAK from the coding sequence ATGAACGTATTGGATTGGCAAAAAGAGGTTAATAACAGAAAAGACGCTTTAATTGAAGATACTCAAAAACTTTTGAGAATTAAAAGCCTGCTGGATGAAGAGAATGCAGCAGATGATGCGCCCCTTGGTGAAGGTGTAAAGGAAGCACTCGATTTCATGCTTGAGCTTGGAGAAAAGGATGGATTCACTGTCAAAAATGTCGGCAGCCTGGCTGGTCATCTGGAATTTGGCGAGGGTGAAGAAATTGTTGGTGTACTTTGTCATGTCGACGTAGTTCCTGAAGGAGATGGATGGACTAGCGACCCATTTGGTGCAGAAATTCGCGATGGAAAGATTTTTGCCAGAGGGGCGATCGACGACAAAGGCCCTACGATGGCTGCTTATTATGCTATGAAAATTGTAAAGGAATTGGAGCTGCCTTTAAGCAAACGGGTCCGAATGATTATTGGAACAGATGAAGAAAGTGACTGGCGCTGTGTAGAGCATTATTTTAAACACGAAGAAATGCCAGCAATGGGATTTGCACCTGATGCAGATTTCCCAATTATCTATGCAGAAAAGGGCATCTCAGATTTTGATCTTGTCCAAATCGGCCATACCGAAGAAATAGACAGGGAAGTATTGGCAGAGGTCGTGCATTTCCAATCAGGAAGAAGATATAACATGGTTCCTGATTTTGCAAAAGCTAGTCTTGTAGTCCATCTTGAACACACTGAAGTGGTGCAAAGGTATATTGATTTCCTGAAAAAGACTGAGCTTGAAGGAAAGTATTACATAGATAACGGCGAACTGATTCTGGAGCTTCAGGGGGTATCGGCTCATGGGATGGAGCCTGATAATGGGAAAAATGCAGGTATTCTAATGGCATCATTCCTGGCATCCCTTCAGCTGGATGGGAAGGCATGCCAATATTTTCAGTTTGTATCACGATACTTATGTGATGATTCCAGAGGAAGAAAGCTTGGCATCGCCTGTACGGATGAGATTACCGGTGATTTAACCGTTAATGTAGGAAAACTTTCATATACGAAAGAAAATGGCGGCCGTTTAGGCTTTAATGTACGTTATCCCGTCACTAACAATATGGATGATACGAAAAATAAGCTTCAGTCCTTGATCGAAGACGAACATTTCAGATTAGAGAATTTCACTGATGCCAAGCCGCATCATGTGGAAGAAGATGATTTTCTTATCCAAACCCTGAAAAAAGTGTATGAACAGCAGACTGGGGAAAAGGCAGAGCTCTTATCCATTGGGGGGGGCACATATGCACGTTCCTTGAAGTCTGGTGTGGCGTTTGGCCCGCTTTTCCCAGGCAGGGAAGACGTGGCACATCAAAAAGATGAATATGTGTTTATTGAGGATTTAATAAAAGCTGCAGCTATTTATGCACAGGCGATTTATGAACTTGCGAAATAG
- the dat gene encoding D-amino-acid transaminase, protein MEYVILNGDLIERSEAKVDIEDRGYQFGDGVYEVIRVYNGKMFTAMDHLERLLESGKKIELNIPYSSEQLKQMLAEMIGRNNLELGIVYMQFSRGTSPRNHAYPGADVAPVLTAYTRETSRPVESMRNGVKASLIEDIRWLRCDIKSLNLLGNIMAKQKAAQSGCFEAIQHRGDTVTEGSSSNIAIIKDGTLYTHPATNLILNGITRRKINEICRENGVALEESAFTKDDLLDADEVFMSSTSAEITPITEIEGKPIGNGSPGPITNKLQNLFEEAIEKQCGSLTVKIR, encoded by the coding sequence ATGGAATATGTTATTTTGAACGGAGACTTGATTGAACGATCAGAAGCAAAAGTGGATATCGAGGACCGGGGCTATCAATTTGGTGATGGCGTCTATGAAGTGATCCGCGTCTATAACGGAAAAATGTTTACAGCAATGGATCACCTTGAAAGGCTGCTTGAAAGCGGAAAGAAAATAGAGCTAAACATCCCTTATTCCTCAGAGCAGCTTAAACAGATGCTTGCAGAGATGATTGGGAGGAATAATCTTGAACTGGGAATTGTATATATGCAATTTTCCAGGGGAACTTCTCCAAGAAATCATGCTTATCCTGGTGCAGATGTTGCACCGGTGCTTACCGCCTATACCCGTGAAACCTCAAGGCCTGTTGAGAGCATGAGAAATGGCGTTAAGGCTAGTTTGATTGAAGATATTCGCTGGCTGCGCTGTGATATAAAGAGCCTGAATTTGCTTGGCAATATCATGGCAAAGCAAAAAGCAGCACAATCCGGCTGCTTTGAAGCGATTCAGCATCGCGGGGATACGGTGACTGAAGGGAGTTCCTCCAATATTGCAATCATAAAAGATGGGACACTATATACTCATCCTGCAACAAATCTGATCCTAAATGGCATTACCCGCCGCAAGATCAATGAGATCTGCAGGGAAAATGGAGTAGCACTTGAAGAATCTGCTTTTACAAAGGATGATCTGCTGGACGCGGATGAAGTCTTTATGTCCAGTACATCAGCTGAAATTACTCCGATTACAGAGATTGAAGGAAAGCCGATTGGTAATGGAAGTCCTGGTCCCATCACAAATAAATTACAGAACCTTTTTGAAGAGGCAATTGAAAAACAGTGCGGCAGTTTGACGGTTAAAATTAGATAG
- the cysK gene encoding cysteine synthase A: protein MKIVNNLADLIGDTPLVKLNKLAPENGASIYAKLEFYNPSRSVKDRAAYNMIVEAEKAGKLKPGSTIIEPTSGNTGIGLAMNAAARGYKAILVMPDTMTAERINLLKAYGAEVVLTPGDDKMPGAIKKANELAEVIPNSFVPMQFENSANPDAHRHSTAVEIIEGMKEIGKPLSAFVATAGTGGTITGTGEVLKEHYSGLEVHVVEPKGSPVLSGGKPGRHKLVGTSPGFVPEILNTDVYDEIHQIKDEEAYDTTRRMAREEGILVGPSSGAACYAAIQVAKRLKPDEVVVFIVCDTGERYLSSDLFQFE, encoded by the coding sequence ATGAAAATTGTCAACAATCTCGCGGACTTAATTGGAGATACTCCACTTGTTAAATTAAATAAGCTCGCCCCTGAAAATGGAGCAAGCATTTATGCAAAGCTTGAATTCTACAATCCAAGCCGCAGTGTAAAAGACCGCGCGGCATATAATATGATTGTCGAAGCTGAGAAAGCAGGCAAATTGAAACCAGGTTCAACCATTATTGAACCAACCAGCGGAAACACCGGCATCGGGCTTGCAATGAATGCAGCAGCACGCGGCTATAAGGCTATCCTGGTTATGCCTGATACCATGACGGCAGAGCGCATCAACCTTTTGAAAGCATATGGAGCAGAAGTTGTCCTGACTCCTGGAGATGACAAAATGCCCGGTGCTATAAAAAAGGCTAATGAGCTGGCTGAGGTAATCCCAAACAGCTTTGTGCCGATGCAATTTGAAAATAGCGCTAACCCTGATGCACACCGCCATTCAACAGCAGTCGAAATTATTGAGGGCATGAAGGAAATCGGCAAACCACTTTCTGCCTTTGTTGCCACGGCAGGCACCGGCGGCACGATTACCGGCACAGGAGAAGTTTTGAAAGAGCATTATTCTGGATTGGAAGTGCATGTTGTGGAGCCCAAGGGCTCACCTGTCCTATCGGGCGGAAAGCCTGGCAGGCACAAGCTTGTCGGCACAAGTCCCGGATTTGTTCCGGAAATTCTCAATACGGATGTTTATGATGAAATTCATCAAATCAAAGATGAAGAAGCATATGATACGACGCGCAGAATGGCAAGAGAAGAAGGGATATTAGTCGGTCCATCCTCAGGAGCAGCCTGCTATGCTGCCATCCAGGTTGCAAAAAGGCTAAAGCCGGACGAAGTTGTCGTATTCATCGTTTGCGATACTGGAGAAAGATACCTTTCAAGCGATCTGTTTCAGTTTGAATAA
- the thpR gene encoding RNA 2',3'-cyclic phosphodiesterase has translation MSKQLNDHFFFALKLPDETKGKLKEYCVNLCSKMPFSRWVHQEDYHITLAFLGSAPEENLQKAAKLAADSIRNEKRFPLHICKLGIFGKQDAPRIFWCGTQQDKHLQDLRSKVYSACQEAGFELETRPFKPHITMARKWAGTNPFQESMLDANSPFKEGPLEFEASEVVLYQTHLDKTPKYESIAIFPLLAE, from the coding sequence GTGTCCAAACAATTGAATGATCATTTTTTCTTTGCGTTAAAATTACCGGATGAAACAAAGGGAAAATTGAAAGAATACTGCGTGAATTTATGTTCAAAGATGCCTTTTAGCCGCTGGGTCCATCAAGAGGATTATCATATTACACTAGCATTTCTTGGGTCTGCACCCGAAGAAAACCTGCAGAAAGCAGCCAAGCTTGCTGCTGACTCAATCAGAAATGAAAAAAGATTTCCCCTTCATATCTGCAAACTTGGCATATTCGGAAAACAAGACGCACCAAGAATTTTCTGGTGTGGAACACAGCAGGACAAACATCTCCAGGATTTAAGATCGAAAGTATATTCAGCGTGTCAAGAAGCGGGCTTTGAATTGGAGACAAGACCATTTAAACCTCATATCACTATGGCAAGAAAATGGGCCGGCACTAATCCATTTCAGGAAAGCATGCTGGACGCTAACAGTCCATTCAAGGAGGGGCCCCTTGAGTTTGAGGCTTCAGAAGTCGTCCTCTACCAGACCCATCTCGACAAAACACCGAAATATGAAAGCATTGCCATCTTTCCGCTCTTGGCGGAATAA
- a CDS encoding nuclease-related domain-containing protein: MGQLIKLQDYVSRYQQDIFAYPSRFVRLKKQQWDKWHKAWETNESFSHKSGQQYTAGTADWPEEEKEPFMEKLKGLLKRGKNEELEEYETAGNEVKKEEDVLEFEASFAVRPETIENLKHQFLDQLYRFQMKWATSTLTEKSFPDKHYYYDEKLKYFLQRYPDTYLVMYNPIFLLKKAPVETEIIVISPTEVWCISFLEEEDSAVFSGSKDRFWTKKGKGEERKVLNPLLALNRTEKIVRKIFEIHSIELPIKKAVLTRNGYIDYPAAPIDVQLIEKRTYDQWFQTMRSQRSPLKHVQLKGAQALLQYCQTASVKRLEWENRDES, from the coding sequence ATGGGACAGTTAATTAAATTGCAGGATTATGTTTCTCGTTACCAACAGGATATTTTTGCATATCCTTCCCGTTTTGTCAGGCTAAAAAAACAGCAGTGGGATAAATGGCATAAAGCATGGGAAACAAATGAATCCTTCAGCCACAAATCCGGGCAGCAATATACAGCCGGCACGGCGGACTGGCCAGAGGAAGAAAAAGAGCCGTTTATGGAAAAGCTAAAGGGGTTATTAAAGCGGGGGAAAAATGAAGAATTAGAGGAATACGAGACTGCCGGGAATGAAGTGAAAAAGGAGGAAGATGTGCTTGAATTTGAAGCCTCCTTTGCTGTGCGTCCAGAAACAATCGAGAATTTAAAACACCAGTTTCTAGACCAGCTTTACCGATTTCAGATGAAATGGGCAACCTCCACACTAACGGAAAAATCATTTCCTGATAAGCATTACTATTATGATGAGAAGCTAAAGTATTTTTTGCAAAGATATCCGGATACGTATCTTGTCATGTACAATCCGATCTTTCTGCTGAAAAAGGCGCCGGTGGAAACAGAAATCATTGTAATAAGTCCGACAGAGGTATGGTGCATCAGCTTTTTGGAGGAAGAAGATTCAGCGGTATTCTCAGGTTCGAAGGATAGATTCTGGACAAAAAAGGGAAAAGGGGAAGAAAGGAAGGTCCTGAATCCGCTGCTTGCATTAAATAGAACTGAAAAAATTGTCCGAAAAATATTTGAAATTCATTCTATTGAATTGCCGATTAAAAAAGCTGTACTTACTCGAAATGGCTATATTGATTATCCGGCAGCTCCTATTGATGTTCAGCTAATCGAGAAAAGGACCTATGATCAATGGTTTCAGACAATGAGAAGCCAGCGTTCGCCTCTTAAGCATGTTCAATTAAAAGGGGCACAGGCACTGCTTCAATATTGCCAGACTGCATCAGTCAAAAGGCTGGAGTGGGAGAATCGGGATGAATCATGA
- a CDS encoding diacylglycerol kinase family lipid kinase, translating into MNHENFIEDKAHSREELKFIINPQAKNGSCLKVWKIVEQMLKEENIPFSAASTEYQGHARELAKIYAEQAGGQRLYLVAVGGDGTVHEVMNGAARHQNVTVGFIPGGSGNDFSRGFGVPKDPAESLHAILKGISHSSVKADIGMMRHIDGKKTYFINNMGAGFDALISRKVNSSKMKGILNQLSLGKFVYALFLVKELFTYKCSDLEIVIDGKKRHFNSAWFITISNQPFYGGGMKISPDANPFDGILDVTVVHDISRIKLLIVFASVFKGRHIGFKEVTVLQGRNVSIRSSHPIPAHADGEALGSTPISASVCPEALPVIIGNVKDG; encoded by the coding sequence ATGAATCATGAAAATTTCATCGAGGATAAAGCGCATAGCAGGGAAGAGCTTAAGTTCATTATTAACCCGCAGGCGAAAAATGGCTCCTGCCTGAAAGTCTGGAAAATAGTTGAGCAGATGCTGAAAGAGGAAAATATCCCTTTCTCTGCAGCCAGTACAGAATATCAGGGCCATGCCAGGGAATTGGCGAAGATTTATGCAGAACAGGCAGGCGGACAAAGATTGTATCTTGTTGCTGTGGGCGGAGACGGGACGGTTCATGAGGTTATGAATGGCGCTGCGAGGCATCAGAATGTGACTGTCGGATTTATTCCGGGAGGATCTGGGAATGATTTCTCGCGGGGCTTTGGAGTTCCTAAAGACCCCGCAGAGTCTTTACACGCAATCCTTAAGGGGATCAGTCATTCTTCTGTGAAAGCTGATATCGGAATGATGAGACACATAGATGGGAAAAAAACATATTTTATTAATAATATGGGCGCTGGATTTGATGCACTGATTTCCCGAAAAGTAAACAGTTCAAAGATGAAAGGTATCTTGAATCAGTTATCTCTGGGTAAATTTGTATACGCTCTCTTTCTTGTAAAAGAGCTGTTTACCTATAAATGCTCTGATCTTGAAATCGTTATTGATGGAAAAAAACGCCATTTTAACTCAGCCTGGTTTATTACTATTTCCAATCAGCCATTCTATGGAGGCGGTATGAAGATTTCCCCGGATGCAAATCCTTTTGATGGAATTCTAGATGTGACGGTCGTCCATGATATATCAAGAATAAAACTTTTGATTGTATTTGCCTCTGTCTTCAAGGGGCGTCATATAGGATTTAAAGAAGTCACAGTTCTTCAGGGCCGGAATGTCAGCATTAGATCTTCACACCCCATCCCTGCTCACGCAGATGGCGAGGCCTTAGGCAGCACGCCGATTTCAGCCTCTGTTTGCCCCGAAGCCCTTCCTGTAATTATAGGCAATGTAAAAGATGGGTGA